The window ATCACTTTTTTTCACtctgaattcagaaatacacTCACAATCCGCCATGCCATCGGGGTCGAATCTTCCATATTCATCCTACGGTAAATCTAGATTTTTGGAACGATTTTCATCGTACAAGACAACGAATTCCTCATCCGATAGGACACCATTCATATAAAAGTCGACCAAAAGCTCTCTGATCTCTCTTAGAGAACTCATTTTGTCGAAACTCCAAGAAACTTTTAAGTTTAATCAAAAGTTCTTTGACCGTCACCGTCCTCTGAAACTTAAGGTTGTTTTTCCCGCCGAGTTGACGTCGTCCATTCCCCAAGCCCACGCGGACAAAGTTACCGTCCTCTATGTCACCGTCCACCGTAACTTAAGGTCGCTAATAAGATCGATTTGCTGCACTTCATGTATTGgtattttaaggtggcttactacagttatccgaagaaaaaatgtcaaaattttgaaatctgtgaaattaaagcaaaatgatGTCTCTTGTGAAGTGttggtcactgcaattgatgtaaaatgtaatctTACCTatcaaataaatacaaatcaggggaaaacgcTTAATATAGTGACGGActtcctggaggggggactggaaactagacacttcaaaggcctttttctcaaaacctagccgtACAACCGGGGTTAAAATTTTGCGAATTAGTAAACAACATGTAGACaaaaccgtcaacattttttcaaaacgttCTATCGGACAGTTTTTTAGTTATTATTAAAACAGACGAAAATCGACGTTCTTGCTATATGTGAAAACCCTGTCTGGCAGATTTAACCATTTATTTctctacataattattttttcttgctttcggaaatcctgaaattttgaggtgggGTTGTACGCCTGGTTTTCGAGAAAAAAGGctttgaagtgtctagtctccagtcccccctccaggagctcggtcactatgtttatcattttcccctgatttgcatttatttgttcggtaaaattacattttacatcaattgcagtgactaacacttcagaagagacatcctgttgctttaatttcacagattccaaaaccttgatctttttcttcggaaaactgtagtaagccaccttaaaatgtTCACGGGTTTTCGGACTCACAGGGTAAGAGCCGCCTCCGAGATCATCGccatagacaaaaacaattagagTAACGTCCTGTTTCTCTTGCTACTGTAgtttttcgcgaaaaaaaatattacttcCACAACAAATAAGTAATCATTTAACAACGGATATACCTGTAAATTTTGTTCTCGTGATCGAAGTGTTCCAAACATTACAAGaggcaaaaacacatgcaagtagtctcctttgcagccgtGTTTCGAgagagcgttgcgtgacatcccgaaagaccTCTTGAGGTAGACCAGTCTATTTACCAGGCTTCCTCTCTCGGTCTCGTTCCACGTGTCCACTACAGTCACGAGATAATCATGGCGCCCGGAAGGTTGCAAGGAAAAGAAATTCTTGTAACTGCAGCAGCACAAGGAATAGGTCGCTCTGTGTGCGAAGCATTTGCTGAAGAAGGCGCTAATGTGCTCGCGACCGATATCAATGCCGAAAAGCTCGCAGAATTGGACGCAATCGAAGGAATACGAACGAAAGTTTTAAGTGTGACAGACTACGATGCGATCAAATCGCTAGCCAAAGAGTGTACAAAGTTGGACGTTCTTTTTAACTGCGCCGGGATAGTTCACAATGGAACCATCTTAGATTGTGAAGAGAAAGGTAAAGTTAattgtagttcaattttgtgAAATCAATATTGTTGTTTCTCAGGTTTTCATTCAAGAAATGATTCCTCACCTGGTGAGGAGCCGTCATGGTCAGTCGCGTAATGATATATCAGCTGTTTAACATGCACGTAGACTTTTAGCTGTCGGGCTTGAAATAAATACTGGACTTGTGATCACGGCAATAAAACTCCTCTAGATTTTTAAGACTCTCTAGAGAGACAGAATGTTGTCACTATTTCATTTCACTATTTCATTTCAACGATGAAATTATTTCGGTGGAAAAGGGGCGTGTGACGTCACTACAGCCATTAAAAGCAAGGTACTAATGGCAGCAATCATCTAGGGGGGTATTTGCCtggtatgaaatttttgcaaCTGTGTACATGAAACCGGGAggaaatgcttggtgcctggtttcgaGACGAAATTATATGTTTTGTCAAGTAAATAATTTATATCGCTGACCTAAAAgaatacaggcttgaaatttctgaacACGGTCTGaggtttgttgtcatttacatgagaaTGGTATGAACTAAGACCAGTACAAGAATTTCTTGTCTCCATTGTTGCTGGACTGACTCGTCTGAGTTCATTTGCCAAGCCAGTCTTGGGTAAACACATAAAAAGAAATGTGTGGAGGCCGAAACAAACTCCTCCTGGTCTAAGTTCATCCCGggctcatgtaaatacccccgaACACGCAAATCAGGAGTTGGGGGACATTTTAAGCTGGATTGGACTAGTGCTGCCAGAATGTATTGCTTTGGATGTTCGATGCAAAATGGTGGTTGCTTGCTTAAAATTCAAGGGCAAGTTGTACATGCTTAAAAGCAATATTGTCTGCAAGTGCAACATTAAAGATTCGAtggtgatatatttttttaaatatcaccATCGAATCTTTGATGTTGCACTTGCAGACAATATtgctttttaattaaaattcaaacCCTGAGCAAACGAAAGCAGTTAAACATTTTGCTTTAAAACTCATATAGACTTAAAAGGCCTTCAATGCACTGcataaaattatataattattgtttgtgtGACTTGGTAAAATAAGGtcaaagtaaaataatttttgcaCAGTACGGTAATTGCCTGTGCAACAGACGTCTCCTACCATGCAATAgtacataattttaaaatgataataataatcttaaaatgacaatttttttttttttttttaagactgGGACCTCTCCTTCGACATTAATGTGAAGAGTATGTATCGTATGACTCGAGAGTTCCTTCCAGTTATGCTATCACAACAGAGTGGAGTGGTCATTAACATGGCATCTTGTGCTTCAAGCCTCAAAGGAGTACCAAATCGATTTGTCTATAGTGCTACAAAGGGAGCTGTTATTGCATTAACAAAAGCCCTTGCTGCTGATTTCACTTCCAGTGGTATCCGCACACATGCCATTTGCCCAGGCACAATCGATACCCCTTCGCTGAGAGATCGCATCAACAGTGCTCCAGATCCTGAGGAAGCTATGAAGAAGTTCCTTGCACGACAGAAGCAGGGTCGTCTTGGAACTCCACAGGAGATTGCTAAGTTAGCTGTATTTCTTGCATCAGATGAGGCTCCTTACATGACAGGGTGTGAACTCATTATTGACGGTGGATGGATGTTAGGTTAGTTTAGGAATTATGTAATGCAGTGTTTTTTGTCCTCAGTGAAGAAAAATTTGTGTCACCTTATTGTTATTCTTGATCAGCAATTAATAATTTAAGATTTAATTCAAGACAAAGAACCCCTTTAATTGTAAACAATGACTGTCTATTGCCAACAATTACATGTAGGCTTTGGGTTAATGTTAGTGTCAGTATTAGGCTTAGATCAGTGTTAGTACAGaagaatattcttttaaaatgtAGGGCTACAAAAGTTCAATCGTAAGACAGTCTGTTTCATTATGGCttggaaaagaggaaaagtGTTTTTAAAAACAGCCAGATTTTTTAGCGTGCATTACAGTTCAATTAAGATGGGTATTGCATTTGCCATATTTTAACAGACCTGTGCATATCTATCTTCTTATGTTTGAGACTTAAATACCTTCATAATGAAACTATAATAAAGTGTAGCATTTTCTTTGTGTCTAATTTGTAATCTGCTGTTCGAGTTGTTGCCATTTGAACTTCTCCCCTACGGTCACATGCCTCTCCTGCTTTCTTAGACTACAAGCTGTCCTCCTTTTGGGCTTTTACTTAGTGTAGAAGAggcacatgacgtaacaaaagctttagtggtctttagggatttagaattctgattaggtattgtttcacgatttttgttctattcttttacgtcatgtgtgtcttctacataAAGTAAAAGCCTCCTTTTGCCGCTTTCTTCACtaataagaacaaaaaaaagatagccACAGGAATAAATGGTCCAACGAAATCTGGACTCAAGGGAGTGCAGGAGTACAGATTTCACCCGCCTCGCTCTCTATAACCTATTGGCAAAAGAGAGACTGGCCGTAGTCTACGGCTAGCTAAATGTATCGTACCTTAGAGACATTCCAGTCAATTTTGCATTTTGTGATAAATACACCCCTCTAATGAATAAGCCATATCTAATTGAATGCCAATCCCACCCCATCTCAcagtttattaaaaaaaaagtaacaataataattattgttctatGAATAAAAAAACACGCCAAGTTTCAAAAAACTATAGGCACCGAGCAAAATTAAAGGAATTAAGCGCTACGACTTTTGCTTCTTCCATTTGCAAACTGCTTCACAACAATTGTTGTTTTATAGCTGAAAATTTTCCCCCATAAGCGAGCGCTCTcgttggttacttcgaggtcacatgacatctaacaataaaactttcCCGCTAAAACTCTCTGAGCGggaaacagtgcaaaatctatgacgtcagagggtaacagtgcactgttacccgcgaatgttgaccgacgatcGCCGTTGCTGTTGGggttgaatgtttttttttgtgctatataacaaatcacttatgactggtccctcgggaaacagttcattttgtttccctcggctgcgcctcgggcaaaaaaaaattaactcttTCCCGGGGGACCAGTCATGAAATGTTTATTATTACCCTTGTGAAGTATCAGAGTTAACATTGTTTTGTCAAAAGAAGAGCAAAATACTTCGCATCTAGGGGAATAAATTATAGGAAAGTACGAATGCAAAGGGCAAACCAACGCAGACTTATTTCAGTTTTGGGGGCAATGTTTCGGCTGGTCTACCTTTTAAGTTTGTCACGTGATCGTTTGAGGAAACGGAGCCAGGGTTCGAAGCTTGACTGCGGTTAAATGACGGCcaatcaataggccatttccgatttcatgtctgcctcctcttcaaagcgagtctaagtgcaaaggttttgttatgaaaattagttttcattcatatgtaaagtagaactaattaccatcacaaaaacttcgcacttagactcgctttgaagaggagacatacgtgaactcggaaatggcctattttccgTCAAgacc of the Montipora capricornis isolate CH-2021 chromosome 7, ASM3666992v2, whole genome shotgun sequence genome contains:
- the LOC138058269 gene encoding dehydrogenase/reductase SDR family member 6-like encodes the protein MAPGRLQGKEILVTAAAQGIGRSVCEAFAEEGANVLATDINAEKLAELDAIEGIRTKVLSVTDYDAIKSLAKECTKLDVLFNCAGIVHNGTILDCEEKDWDLSFDINVKSMYRMTREFLPVMLSQQSGVVINMASCASSLKGVPNRFVYSATKGAVIALTKALAADFTSSGIRTHAICPGTIDTPSLRDRINSAPDPEEAMKKFLARQKQGRLGTPQEIAKLAVFLASDEAPYMTGCELIIDGGWMLG